In the genome of Rhinolophus ferrumequinum isolate MPI-CBG mRhiFer1 chromosome 24, mRhiFer1_v1.p, whole genome shotgun sequence, one region contains:
- the LOC117017008 gene encoding LOW QUALITY PROTEIN: olfactory receptor 14A16-like (The sequence of the model RefSeq protein was modified relative to this genomic sequence to represent the inferred CDS: substituted 2 bases at 2 genomic stop codons), translating into MNNISVVTEFILLGFSGSWMLQFFQSGVFIVMYLSAMMGNVLIIARTSLDPCLHTPMHFFLRNLSLFDLCLISAVVPKTVVNSLTYSNSFFGCVTRLLLVPLSAVSKLFLLTAMSIDHYAAICHPLHYEAIMNGDICVQMAALSWVTGGLISVIQTFSLSYCGLNEIQRFFCDIPQLLAIICSENITADIVFILVNAVVDFCCFICIIISYIXIFFTVRKIPSAEGQSKAYSTCLPHLVIVALFLXIAFIAYLKPMFGSISFTDLILSSLYILLPPFLNPIIYSLRNRAIKVGLEKLITRKLLTKESILLFLQE; encoded by the coding sequence ATGAACAATATCTCAGTGGTGACTGAATTTATTCTTCTGGGTTTCTCTGGCTCATGGATGCTTCAGTTCTTCCAGTCTGGGGTTTTTATAGTCATGTACCTGTCAGCCATGATGGGTAATGTCCTCATTATTGCCAGAACATCTTTGGACCCATGCCTCCACACACCCATGCACTTCTTCTTAAGGAATCTGTCTTTGTTTGACCTATGTCTCATTTCAGCAGTTGTGCCCAAAACTGTTGTCAACTCTTTGACTTACAGCAATTCATTTTTTGGCTGTGTCACCCGACTCCTCCTGGTGCCACTTTCAGCAGTGTCAAAGCTGTTCCTCCTCACAGCAATGTCCATTGACCACTATGCTGCCATTTGCCATCCCCTGCACTATGAAGCCATTATGAACGGGGACATATGTGTGCAGATGGCTGCTCTCTCCTGGGTCACTGGTGGTTTGATATCCGTTATACAAACCTTCTCCTTATCTTACTGTGGACTCAACGAAATCCAACGTTTCTTCTGTGACATTCCCCAGTTGTTAGCTATTATTTGCTCAGAGAATATAACTGCAGATATTGTGTTCATTCTCGTTAATGCAGTTGTGGATTTCTGTTGCTTTATCTGCATAATAATCTCATACATCTAGATCTTCTTCACTGTCAGAAAAATCCCATCTGCAGAAGGGCAGTCAAAAGCGTATTCCACTTGCCTCCCACATCTGGTTATTGTTGCACTTTTTCTGTGAATTGCTTTCATTGCCTACCTAAAACCTATGTTTGGGTCTATATCATTCActgatctcattttatcttctctatatattttgttgCCCCCTTTTCTTAACCCCATTATATACAGCCTAAGAAACAGGGCCATAAAGGTAGGTTTGGAGAAGTTGATCACCAGAAAGCTCTTGACAAAGGAaagtattcttctttttctccaagaATAG